The segment CCGCTCCCGGCAGTCCCGCCCCGGAATCGGCCAACTCCCGAATCATTCCCTTCGGGAAATTGGTCCACCCCTCTTCCCGGCGCTCGCGCACTTCATCTGCCCTGAATTCCGCCCGTTCCGCAAACCGGGTGGATGCCAGCCGAAAAACCCCGTCTTTCCGTGGCCGAAGGGCCGCCCAGGTACCCAAGGTGAGTGCGGCGGGGAACACGTACCCTCCCGTGTAATCGGTATGCTCCCCGATCAGGTTCACCCGGCCCGGGGCGAAAAACAGCCGGACCTCCCCCGGACCGTAGACTCCTTTGAAGGCCTCCCGCGCCGCTTCACCCCCCCTCACCGCAACCCGCCCCCTTCTTGCTCCAGAAACCGCCGATGAGCTTCCCGAAGCTCCGCTGCCGTCTCTTCCACGGAACTGGGGTTGCAAGCGGCCCAGGCACCCATCTCCGACGAAGCGTAATACTTGATCTTGTCCCGTTCCCTGAGGGGGGTGTAAAACTCGATATGGAAATGGTAATACTTCTCCACGTCTTCGCCGTTGACGGGGCGTTGATGGAGCACCATCATATACGGAAAGGGACGGTTGAACAGGCTGTCCATCGCCCCGGTCATCTCCTTGAGAATCCCGGCCAGAGACCGTTTTTGGCTGCGGCTGAAATCGGTGAGTGCCGTCAGATGTTGCTTGCTGACGATGAACAATCCGTAAGGGTAATCGGTGAAGAAGGGCAGGTATGCGAGGAAATGATCATTTTCGGCAATCACCCTCCCCTGGAACTTCACTTCCTCCCGGTTCATCTCACAGATCAGGCAACGGCCGGTCCGTTCATGGTGTGCCTTGCAGCTGGACAGCTCCCTTTGAATCTTCAGCGGCATCCGGGAATAGGCATAGATTTGTCCATGGGGATGCGGCATGGTCACCCCCACCTCTTCCCCCCGGTTTTCAAAAATCAGCACGTATTGGTGCCGGGGATCCTTTTCCAGCTCCGCAAACCGTTCCGTCCACAGATCCACCAACTTTTCAATATGGGGCACCGGCAACTCCGGCAGTGTCACCTGATGTTCCGGTGAATACAGAATCACTTCGCACTTGCCGTGGGCTTTCTCCGTTCGATAAAAAGCGGACCCCACCGGATCCGGGGCGGGTGGATCCGGCATCAGCGCCGGAAAGTCATTGTCATATTTCAATACCTCGTAACTGTCAGGCACCTTTCCCGAACCC is part of the Kroppenstedtia eburnea genome and harbors:
- the galT gene encoding galactose-1-phosphate uridylyltransferase, giving the protein MELRYNPLLDDWTMVASNRKDRPTLPRTDCPFCPGSGKVPDSYEVLKYDNDFPALMPDPPAPDPVGSAFYRTEKAHGKCEVILYSPEHQVTLPELPVPHIEKLVDLWTERFAELEKDPRHQYVLIFENRGEEVGVTMPHPHGQIYAYSRMPLKIQRELSSCKAHHERTGRCLICEMNREEVKFQGRVIAENDHFLAYLPFFTDYPYGLFIVSKQHLTALTDFSRSQKRSLAGILKEMTGAMDSLFNRPFPYMMVLHQRPVNGEDVEKYYHFHIEFYTPLRERDKIKYYASSEMGAWAACNPSSVEETAAELREAHRRFLEQEGGGLR